The Methanobrevibacter sp. genomic sequence AGTTAAAGATAAACTAAATCCCGAAGCAGAAGAAATACCTCCTCATGATGACGAGGAAACCTACATCAGAAATGTCAATGAATATGAGGAATTTGAACCTATTATAAATGAAACCCATATTGATTATGAATCACTCTACGAGGATGCTGATGAAAGATTAAGACAAGAAAACAGCCGCAGAGTTTTCAACATAGCAAATGCTCCTGAAGCAGAATCTTCACAACAAAAAGTTGGAATGATTAAAGACAAACCTGAAAGAGACAATATTAAAATAAAAATAAACAACAATGAACTTGTGCTTAAAAAAGGAGATGAAATAATCTTCAATCATTTAGGTGAAACCTATTCAAGTCAGGTTTACGCTATCAACGGTGATGATATCTCTGTTAGGTACAGACGTCAGAATATTAAAATTAAACCGGAAGATGTTAAAAAGATATACTGAAATATCTTTTTAATCAATCCTTTTTTTAAAAAATTATTCATTAAGCTTATAACCGCCATCTTCCACAATATATTTAGGAACACTGATTTTTAAAGAACGGATAATGTCTAAATAAAAATTATCAAGTTCCCTATCTGCATAAGGATAGGTAAACTCAAAAATATATAGATTATCATCCTCAACATATAGAAATTCATTACGCCTGATTTCTTTTTCACCATCTGAAAAAGAAGAAACCACCATATAGTAAATATCATCATTAATCGGAACGAAATCAGACAATATCAAATCGATTCGGGGGTTGCTGCCAATATTGTTTTCAATATCCTCTTTTATAGCCGGAAGACCTGCCAAAGTAGGAGTTGTTGAAAATTTAATTGACATTGGAATCTGAGTATTTACAATATACAAATCAGTGAATTCGTCTTTAGTACTGACAGGTTCAAAATCCTTTGGTATTTGGAGGGTTGAAAATCCATTTGTAAACATAGTCATAATATCATCTACTTATGCGCATAATAAAATACTAGTTCCCCGTCTCTGATTTCATCTAAACGGGCAAATCCTACTCTTTCAAATTGGACAATGTCGCCGACTTCCAAATCACGGAGTGCACCTTCACCAAGTCCTGTTTTAACAGATGCATCATCCATTACGATTTTAACATCCACATTATCTTCAGTCGGAACCCATTGAATAATTCTGGCTTTTACCTCTCTTGCATCTTCAAAAGAAGTTGAATGATAACTTACCTTGCCTTCATTAATTTCAACATTAACCGCATCCATCAGTCTAAAAAGCCCGTCTGCAATGTCTTCTTTTGCTAAATATGCACTTCCTTCAAATGGCAGTATCCTATTTCCCCTTTCAGTGTGGTCCGCATGGAGAGGTCTTTCGATTAAGACTTCACCATCAGAGTATCCGTCAACCTCGATTTTTACAGGTTCTTCACAGAAGAAATATCTGTTTGCAATTGGCTCGAGGAAATTGCGATTTAATCCGTAGATTTTTTTCCAGCTAATAGCTGAATCAGCCATTTTAACACCTATTTCGGTTATTAAATTATAAATGGTTCTAGGATCAATTCCCCTTCTTGCAATAGCCCTTAAAGTTCCAAGACGAGGATCATCCCATCCGCTATAAGTTCCGTCTTCAATTCCAGCCATTGCCTTTGAAGTGCTGAGTGCAATATCTTCCATTTTAAGCCTTCCATAATGGATAAATTCAGGCAGATCCCATCCCATATGGTCGTATAAGTATTTTTGCTTTTCGCTGTTTGCCAGATGATCCTTACCTCTTAAAACATGAGTCATTCCCATTAAATGATCATCAACTGCAACAGAAAAGTTCATCATCGGATATATTCTGTATTTAGTACCTAAACGAGGATGCTCTTCATCAACCAATCTCATTGCAACCCAATCACGAATAGCAGGATTCTTATGATTAATATCTGTTTTTACCCTAAGTACCGCTTCACCGGTTTTTAATGTGTCGAATTTATCCCACAGTTCAAGGTTTTCATCTACACTGTTATCCCTGCATGGGCAAGGTTTGCAATTATCTTTAAGTTCTTTAAATGTTGCTCCATCGCATGTGCACATGTAAGCTGCGCCATTTTCAATTAGCTGGCGGGCGTAATCATAATAAATCTCAAATCTGTCTGACTGATAAATTACTTCAGATGGAGTAATGCCCAACCATTCCAAATCCTGCGGAATCATTTCATAAGCCGGTTCAAATACCCTTTTTGGATCTGTGTCCTCTATTCTTAAGATTAATTTTCCGTTGTGTCGTTTTACATATTCTGCATTTGGAACAGCTGCTCTTGAGTGTCCAATATGCAGAGGTCCGCTTGGATTTGGAGCAAAACGCAACACAATGTTTTCATGAGTTCCTGGAAGTTCCTGAAGTCCTTCTTCTTTAGTTTTTGGTTTTTTCTCTTGGACTTCCACACCAAATGATTCCATTTCACTTGCTTGCTCTTCAATGGATAAAGCATTGACTTTTGCTACAATTTTACCTGCTAAGGGACCGATTTCTTTTGCCTTACTTCTAAGTTCCGGTTCATTTGACATGATAGAACCTATTACAGCACCGGGATTTGCGCTTCCCTTGTGTTTGGCTGCGTTTAATAAAGCATGTTTATAAACAATTTTTTCTAAATCATTCATTTAATCATCACAATTTAATTAATTTAATATAAAAATAAGCATTATTATTTATCTAATTGAAGATATATAAATATTAAGATAAGATTAATTTAAAAAAAATTTAAGTTGATATAATGAGCGATATTATTAAAAAAGCAAAAGAGGATATTGAAAAAGAAAATTATAAGGATGCACTTATCCTTGCAAGAAAAAGGCATTCAAAAGACGATATTAATGACTATATATCAATTTTAGATTTGTTAATAGAAGCTAATTATCTGCCGGCACTTGAAGAAAAAGGAATATATTATCAATATTATGATGAGACACATGACAACGGGGATTACGGCGAGAAATACTTTAACGAATATTTAGAACTGCAACCTAATTCAATCAACGTATTATGCGACAAGGCAATGTCCCGGTTTAACAAAGGAGACATTGATGAATCTTTAAAATACATGCAAAATGCATATAAAAACTATAGCAATTACTCTAAAATAGAAAAGCCGAGGATTTCAAAAAAAGAACTATTAATCAGTAAAATTGAACTCTTAATCAAAGCAAAAAGATACGAAGATGCTTTAACTCATCTCAACAACTATGAAAATCAGTTTGGAGGCAGCCAGAAATCTGATTTATACAAAGGCCAAATGCTTCAGAAGAACGGTAAAAATGAAGAAGCACTTGTGTATCTGGAAAAGTCACTTCTTGAAGAAGACACATTAATCGGGTTTAATGCAAAAGGCGATGCATTATTTGAACTTGAAAGATATGAAGATGCCCTGAAAGAATACAGAAATTGTCTGGATTATGAAAGTAAAATTGAGGGCGATTTGGAACTCGTTACCAATTTCAACTATAAGGCCGCTTTCTGTTGTGTTAAACTTGAAGATGACAAAAATGCCATTAAATTCCTAAACAAAACAATCAACATGTTAAATGAACATGGCAGGCTTCCGAAAGACATTGAATCCATCTATCAGAAATGTTCCTTTGAAAAAGAGAGAATAATGAAAAAAGGAACAGTTGAAGATGAGGAATTTAGAAAAACCAAATTCTTTTCAACTAAAAATTCATTCATTATTCTGATTATTGTACTGATATTATACATCCTGCTAAAAATGAATGGTTATTAAAATGAGACTTGGAAAAACAAATCTTGAAGTGAATAAAAATGGATTTGGTGCCCTTCCAATCCAGAGAATAAGCGAGAAGGAATCTAGTGAAATACTTAGAAAAGCATATAATAACGGAATTAACTTTTACGATTCAGCGCGTTTTTACACTGACAGTGAGGAAAAGCTTGGAAATGCATTTGAAGATTTTGGCGAAAATATCTTCATCGCCACAAAAACCGCGGCAGAAACTCCTGAAGACTTTTGGAGTGATTTAGAAACTTCACTTAAAAACTTAAAAAGGGACTACGTTGATTTATACCAGTTTCACAATATCTCTTTCTGCCCCAAAGCGGATGATGAACTATACAAAGCAATGCTTGATGCTGAAGAGGAAGGTTTAGTAAAACACATTGGAATTACAACACATAAAATTTCCCATGCCCATGAAGCACTAGACTGCGGACTTTATGAAACCCTACAATATCCTTTTTCATATTTAAGCGGCAGTGACGAGATAATGCTTGTTGAAAGATGCAAACAATTAGATGTAGGTTTTATTGCAATGAAGGCTCTGGGGGGAGGTTTAATTAAAAATTCCAAAGCAAGTTTTGCATATATTAATCAGTTTGATAATGTTCTGCCCATCTGGGGAATCCAAAAGATGGAAGAGCTTGACGAATTCCTATCCTATGATTCAAATACCATTTTAACTGATGATTTGAGAGAAAATATTGAAAGAGATAAAAAAGAGCTTGGAGTAAACTTCTGCAGAGGCTGCGGATACTGTATGCCATGTCCTGAAGAAATCAACATTAGTTTATGTGCTAGAATGTCACTCTGGATTAGGCGTTTTCCAACTGAACCAAATTTAGATGAAAAAACTCAAGAAATTATGAATCGCACAAAAGACTGCAGCGAATGTTATTCCTGCGTTGACAAATGTCCATATGAACTGGATATTCCTGAACTCTTAAAGGAAAACTTCAAAGACTATCAAAATGTTTTAAGTGGAAAAACAAAGGTGTAAAGATGAAACAATGTATTGAAAATCCGAATGAAATAGACTGGGTAAAATTTTGGCAAGAACGCTTAGAAAATAAAATAGATAAAGATTGGGACAAAGCAGCTGCCGGATTTTACAAGCGAACCCGAAAAGACGACTATCAGGACGCATTATTTGATAAATTAATTTTAGATGAAAATGACACAGTTCTGGATGTTGGCTGTGGTGAAGGAAGCGTTACAATTCCAATAGCTAAAAAGGTAAAAAAGGTAATTGGACTCGACTCTTCCGGCAAAATGTTAGAATATCTCGAAAAAAGATGCAGAGACAATAACATTGAAAATGTTGAAACCGTTCTAAAGCCAATTGAAGAAATCAGACATGAAGATATCGGTGATGTTGATGTTGTAGTCTGTTCCAGATCACTTAACGGGATTATTCCAATTGATGAGACACTATCCGAACTTAATAAAATTGCAAAAAAATATGTTTTTATAACTGTTTTCGGACCTGAAAACAAAAAAATCGAAAAGGATTTTGAAGAGGAACTCGGCAGGAAAACAGAAAATTTCCCTGATTACAACTATCTATTTAATATCCTGTTTAACTTAGGAATCTATGCAAATATTGAGAGATTTGACCTTAATAATTACCGTGAGTATAACAGCATCGAGGAAGCTATGGACAACGGCAAATTCAGACTCGAATTATACAGCGATGAGGAAAAGGAGCTTCTTAAAAAATATCTGGAAAGAATTCTTACATACGACCAGGAAAGTCAAAAATACTATAATGTTAAAGATAAGGCGGACTGGATTATGGTATGGTGGAAAAAATAAGTGATGAACATTTTTCGATTTTAAAATATTAAAACAAGGGTTAATATCAGGTAAATTCACCCAATATAACCCTGATTTGATAAAATGTGGTATAAAATTCTATTTAGTTAGGATAAAATGAAATTAATTTGATTTAATCATGGTTAAAATCATTTTAAATGGAGAGTTTTCAGCCTGAAGCGCATGAGGTTCATCTGCAGGCATTATGATTATTTCTCCTGCACTGACAGTATTTTTTACACCTGAAATTGTAATTTCAGCTTCACCATCAATAACCTGAACCATTGCATCAAAAGGAGCTGAGTGTTCAGACAATCCCTGGCCCTGATCAAAAGCAAAGAATGTAACTGTACCTAACTCTTTTTTGATTACTTCACGGCTTACAACACTGTCCTTCTGATAGTCCAGCAATGACTGTATATTCAAAGCTTTGGATTTAATATCTTCATTCATAGCTATTCTCCCATGATTTTTTTAATATCAACTAGAGCGTTACCTGAAGTTGGTGTTAAATTATAGTTTTCAACCAACACATTTAAAATGTCATCATTACACCATGCAGGAAGTACAGGTCCAATCCACATGTCTGTTTTTCCAAGATATAGCAAAGCCCAAAGTACTGCAGCTGCTTTCTGTTCCATCCAGCTTAAGACAATTGTTAACGGCAAGTCATTTAATTCCATGTCAAACAATTCGCATAAAGCCAACGCCACGTCAACTGCAACAATGGTGTCATTGCACTGACCTACATCCAGCAATCTTGGGATTCCTTCAATGTCGCCTAAATCCAAGTCATTGAATTTGTATTTTCCGCATGCCAATGTCAAGACAACAGTATCCTGCGGTAAATTTTGTACAAATTCCCTGTAGTAGTTATTGTGTTTAGATGCCTTGTCACATCCCCCTACAACAAAGAATCTTCTGATTTTACCTTCCAGTACTAATTTTTTGATTGCATCTGCATGCTCCACAATAGCTCCTGCACTCCAGCCGGTAGTAATTGTGGTTAATTCTTCAGCTTCAAGGGAACCAAGAGATTTTGCACATTCGATTACCTGTGAAAAGTCATAATCCTCAATAGTTTTAACACCTTCAAGTTTAGCCACATCCATAGTGAACATCCTTTCCTTATATGCATCATGTGCAGGCAATACACAGTTGCTTGTTCCGACGATAGCAGCATTGTATTTTTTAAAGATTGTTCTTTGATCGTGCCATGCCCCGCCTAACTGACCTGCCAAGTTTTCATATTTATTAAGTCCGGGATATCCGTGAGCAGGCAGCATTTCGGAGTGGGTGTAAACTTTAATGTCTGTTCCTTCAACCTGCTTTAATAGCTCTTCTAACGCTTTCAAGTCGTGGCCTGTTATAATAATTGCAGGTCCTTCCTGTGCACCCACTTTTACTTCAACAGGTTGCGGTTCACCGTAAGCTTCGATGTGCGCGTCCTTAAGTAATCTCATTACATCTACACTGAATTTGCCCGCTTCAAGAGCAAGAGCAACCAAATCTCCTGCATCAAAGTTGACATTGGTTAATGTGGTGTATAGGCCTTTTGTTAAAAATGCATCAATTTCAGGATCGAATTTACCCAAAACATTTGCATTATAGTTATAAGCACTGATACCTTTCAGGGTGAATATTAAATTATCCTGCAATCTTGCTACAGTCGCGTTTTTACCACAAACCCCACTTACAGTACATCCTGTACCTTTTGCGGTTTGGGAACATTGATAACAAAACATATCTAATCCATCTGCCATAATAATTACCTCTTTTAAGATTGTTGAATATATGTTAATCAATTTTAGAATATAAATATTTTGTCACTTTTCAAGGGGTAAAAGTAAGTATTAATATATGATATAAAACAAACCAATATACATGAAGGAAAGTATAGCTACACTTAAAAGAATAGGACTTACAATGTATGAAGCTCAGGCATATGTAACACTTACTTCACTAATCTCCTCAACGGCAAGTGAAATAGCTCAAAAAGCGGGGATTCCAAGAAGCAAAATATATGATGTTCTTAAAGGACTAATAACTAAGAACTATATTGACGTTGAAGATGGAAGACCTCTAACATACTCTGTAAGATCCCCCGTTGAAGTATTGGGCCGTGAAAAAAATAGAATAAACTCACAGTTAGACGACGCAATAACAAGGCTGACATACATCTATGAAAACGGAATGAGCCAAGTTCAAGCGCCGATCTGGAGAATATACGGAGTCGAAAAAATCATAAATCAGGAGGTTGAGATTATTGCACTTGCAAAATCATCCGTAAATATGAGAATAGGATTTTTATTTGAAGGGGAAGGAGAGGCATTACTCAAAGCATTTAAAAAAAGACGAGGTTTAAAAGTAAATATTTTAGCCTCACCCACATGCTACATTAACGAAGAAGAGGTTAATATCCTTAAGTTATTTGAAGATTCAGACGTGAACATTCAAAAAGCGGACGTGCCATTTGTTAAAGTCCTAATTTCCGATTCCAAGGAAATGATGCACACCTATACAAAGTTTAGTGAAGATAAAAGAAATGTAATTCCCGAAACGGCAATAGGAATATGGAATAAATACGAAGTTATTGCAAGAAACTATGACGAGAGGTTTATGAACCAGCTGAACAAGTTACAAAAGAAAAATAAAAAATAAAATCACATAAATTTTTCTTCAAAATCAATGAAAACATTCAACAAGTCAAAATTTAAGCGGTTGATGGAATTATATGCAATTTCTTT encodes the following:
- a CDS encoding class I SAM-dependent methyltransferase — protein: MKQCIENPNEIDWVKFWQERLENKIDKDWDKAAAGFYKRTRKDDYQDALFDKLILDENDTVLDVGCGEGSVTIPIAKKVKKVIGLDSSGKMLEYLEKRCRDNNIENVETVLKPIEEIRHEDIGDVDVVVCSRSLNGIIPIDETLSELNKIAKKYVFITVFGPENKKIEKDFEEELGRKTENFPDYNYLFNILFNLGIYANIERFDLNNYREYNSIEEAMDNGKFRLELYSDEEKELLKKYLERILTYDQESQKYYNVKDKADWIMVWWKK
- the hcp gene encoding hydroxylamine reductase codes for the protein MADGLDMFCYQCSQTAKGTGCTVSGVCGKNATVARLQDNLIFTLKGISAYNYNANVLGKFDPEIDAFLTKGLYTTLTNVNFDAGDLVALALEAGKFSVDVMRLLKDAHIEAYGEPQPVEVKVGAQEGPAIIITGHDLKALEELLKQVEGTDIKVYTHSEMLPAHGYPGLNKYENLAGQLGGAWHDQRTIFKKYNAAIVGTSNCVLPAHDAYKERMFTMDVAKLEGVKTIEDYDFSQVIECAKSLGSLEAEELTTITTGWSAGAIVEHADAIKKLVLEGKIRRFFVVGGCDKASKHNNYYREFVQNLPQDTVVLTLACGKYKFNDLDLGDIEGIPRLLDVGQCNDTIVAVDVALALCELFDMELNDLPLTIVLSWMEQKAAAVLWALLYLGKTDMWIGPVLPAWCNDDILNVLVENYNLTPTSGNALVDIKKIMGE
- a CDS encoding TrmB family transcriptional regulator; the encoded protein is MKESIATLKRIGLTMYEAQAYVTLTSLISSTASEIAQKAGIPRSKIYDVLKGLITKNYIDVEDGRPLTYSVRSPVEVLGREKNRINSQLDDAITRLTYIYENGMSQVQAPIWRIYGVEKIINQEVEIIALAKSSVNMRIGFLFEGEGEALLKAFKKRRGLKVNILASPTCYINEEEVNILKLFEDSDVNIQKADVPFVKVLISDSKEMMHTYTKFSEDKRNVIPETAIGIWNKYEVIARNYDERFMNQLNKLQKKNKK
- a CDS encoding glutamate--tRNA ligase, encoding MNDLEKIVYKHALLNAAKHKGSANPGAVIGSIMSNEPELRSKAKEIGPLAGKIVAKVNALSIEEQASEMESFGVEVQEKKPKTKEEGLQELPGTHENIVLRFAPNPSGPLHIGHSRAAVPNAEYVKRHNGKLILRIEDTDPKRVFEPAYEMIPQDLEWLGITPSEVIYQSDRFEIYYDYARQLIENGAAYMCTCDGATFKELKDNCKPCPCRDNSVDENLELWDKFDTLKTGEAVLRVKTDINHKNPAIRDWVAMRLVDEEHPRLGTKYRIYPMMNFSVAVDDHLMGMTHVLRGKDHLANSEKQKYLYDHMGWDLPEFIHYGRLKMEDIALSTSKAMAGIEDGTYSGWDDPRLGTLRAIARRGIDPRTIYNLITEIGVKMADSAISWKKIYGLNRNFLEPIANRYFFCEEPVKIEVDGYSDGEVLIERPLHADHTERGNRILPFEGSAYLAKEDIADGLFRLMDAVNVEINEGKVSYHSTSFEDAREVKARIIQWVPTEDNVDVKIVMDDASVKTGLGEGALRDLEVGDIVQFERVGFARLDEIRDGELVFYYAHK
- a CDS encoding aldo/keto reductase; the protein is MRLGKTNLEVNKNGFGALPIQRISEKESSEILRKAYNNGINFYDSARFYTDSEEKLGNAFEDFGENIFIATKTAAETPEDFWSDLETSLKNLKRDYVDLYQFHNISFCPKADDELYKAMLDAEEEGLVKHIGITTHKISHAHEALDCGLYETLQYPFSYLSGSDEIMLVERCKQLDVGFIAMKALGGGLIKNSKASFAYINQFDNVLPIWGIQKMEELDEFLSYDSNTILTDDLRENIERDKKELGVNFCRGCGYCMPCPEEINISLCARMSLWIRRFPTEPNLDEKTQEIMNRTKDCSECYSCVDKCPYELDIPELLKENFKDYQNVLSGKTKV
- a CDS encoding cupin domain-containing protein — encoded protein: MNEDIKSKALNIQSLLDYQKDSVVSREVIKKELGTVTFFAFDQGQGLSEHSAPFDAMVQVIDGEAEITISGVKNTVSAGEIIIMPADEPHALQAENSPFKMILTMIKSN
- a CDS encoding tetratricopeptide repeat protein, producing the protein MSDIIKKAKEDIEKENYKDALILARKRHSKDDINDYISILDLLIEANYLPALEEKGIYYQYYDETHDNGDYGEKYFNEYLELQPNSINVLCDKAMSRFNKGDIDESLKYMQNAYKNYSNYSKIEKPRISKKELLISKIELLIKAKRYEDALTHLNNYENQFGGSQKSDLYKGQMLQKNGKNEEALVYLEKSLLEEDTLIGFNAKGDALFELERYEDALKEYRNCLDYESKIEGDLELVTNFNYKAAFCCVKLEDDKNAIKFLNKTINMLNEHGRLPKDIESIYQKCSFEKERIMKKGTVEDEEFRKTKFFSTKNSFIILIIVLILYILLKMNGY